A genomic window from Terriglobia bacterium includes:
- a CDS encoding lytic transglycosylase domain-containing protein yields the protein MMTPPPEDLVALAREFAAAHALDPALVCAVIEQESAWNPWAIRYEPAFFVKYVAPMYTNNKISATEAYARGFSWGLMQVMGQVARENGFAEACLTELCAPGQGIAVGCRVLRKKLAAAGGDVERGLLAWNGGANAGYPAAVLARKNRYA from the coding sequence ATGATGACTCCTCCTCCGGAAGATCTGGTCGCCCTGGCACGTGAGTTCGCCGCCGCGCACGCGCTCGACCCAGCGCTGGTCTGCGCGGTGATCGAGCAGGAGTCCGCGTGGAACCCCTGGGCCATACGCTACGAGCCGGCGTTCTTCGTCAAATATGTGGCGCCTATGTATACCAACAACAAAATCTCCGCGACAGAAGCTTATGCGCGCGGCTTTTCCTGGGGCCTGATGCAGGTCATGGGACAGGTGGCGCGGGAAAATGGATTTGCGGAGGCCTGCCTCACCGAGCTGTGCGCGCCCGGGCAGGGAATTGCCGTGGGTTGCCGGGTCCTGCGGAAGAAGCTGGCTGCGGCCGGGGGCGATGTCGAGCGCGGTTTGCTGGCCTGGAATGGCGGGGCCAATGCCGGGTATCCTGCGGCGGTCCTGGCGCGGAAGAACCGCTACGCGTGA
- a CDS encoding thioredoxin domain-containing protein encodes MIRFRSAFLALLLLVAGLSTQAQQAAPGSIPASSSGADAALRKKIDDYLRHLYAWGPEVKLTVAPLKETGVPGMLETTADLELGDQKESAKLFVSRDGKYLFRGELTDMSRDPLAETRAKLKLDNAPATGDPQAAITLVEFADFQCPVCKQLHDVMRTVLPRYPQVRLVFKDFPLSNIHPWARSAAIAARCAFQQDPKAFWIFYDRIYDDQQVISAENAWNKMIDYAGDAGLNADAFKSCMASPEAAQAVDASFENGREMDVASTPTVFVNGRRLVGADAAQLEQYIRYELEHQAGKVAGKKP; translated from the coding sequence GTGATTCGTTTCCGCTCGGCATTCCTTGCACTCCTCCTGCTGGTCGCAGGACTTTCCACGCAGGCGCAGCAGGCCGCTCCGGGGAGCATCCCGGCGTCGTCCAGTGGTGCAGACGCCGCTCTCCGGAAGAAGATCGACGACTATCTGCGCCACCTCTATGCCTGGGGTCCCGAGGTCAAGCTCACCGTGGCGCCGCTGAAGGAAACCGGCGTGCCGGGAATGCTGGAGACCACCGCGGACCTCGAACTGGGCGACCAGAAGGAGTCCGCAAAGCTCTTCGTGAGCCGCGACGGAAAATATCTCTTCCGCGGCGAGCTCACGGACATGAGTCGGGACCCCCTCGCCGAGACTCGGGCCAAACTCAAGCTCGACAACGCACCCGCCACCGGCGACCCCCAGGCCGCCATCACCCTGGTCGAATTCGCCGACTTTCAGTGCCCGGTCTGCAAACAGCTTCACGACGTCATGCGAACCGTCCTGCCCAGATATCCTCAGGTCCGGCTGGTCTTCAAGGATTTCCCGCTCTCCAATATCCATCCCTGGGCGCGCTCCGCTGCTATCGCCGCGCGCTGCGCATTCCAGCAGGACCCAAAGGCCTTCTGGATCTTCTATGACCGGATCTACGACGACCAGCAGGTCATCTCCGCGGAGAACGCCTGGAACAAGATGATCGACTATGCAGGGGACGCCGGGCTGAACGCCGATGCCTTCAAGTCCTGTATGGCCAGCCCGGAAGCCGCTCAGGCCGTGGATGCCAGTTTCGAAAATGGACGGGAGATGGACGTGGCCAGCACGCCCACCGTCTTCGTCAATGGGCGCCGCCTGGTGGGAGCCGACGCTGCACAGCTCGAACAATACATCCGGTATGAACTGGAGCACCAAGCGGGGAAGGTAGCGGGCAAGAAGCCTTAA
- a CDS encoding NAD+ synthase has protein sequence MKIALAQFNPTVGDFAGNSARILSLAEQAKQRGADLAVFSELCVCGYLPQDLLERPAFIERNLRTLDALAAQLTLPAIVGFVGRVDQSTGKAIANKAALLSGGHIVFEQSKMLLPTYDVFDESRYFQPAERQSVFSLGGANLGITICEDAWNDKNFWAKPLYARDPIAELVRQGTSIIINISASPYTIDKRALRRDMLCALARNHGRALIYVNQVGGNDTLIFDGGSMAITSGGKIAAQASAFEEDMVLFDTATGQGEIHAQPPGELEYAYRALITGTRDYVRKCGFRKVLIGLSGGIDSAVVAALAVEAVGRENVLGVSMPSPFSSEGSRTDAKKLAENLGIELLTLPITEVFEAYGKALRPAFGDRPMDVTEENIQARIRGNFLMALSNKFGLLVLSTGNKSELAVGYCTLYGDMAGGLAIISDVPKLMVYELANFINRERELIPRTTIEKPPSAELRPNQTDLDSLPPYDVLDRILKAYIEDVRGPEEIAAHYGFDLALVRDIALRVDRAEYKRKQAAPGLKITSRAFGFGRPFPIAQKFIP, from the coding sequence ATGAAAATCGCCCTCGCTCAATTCAATCCCACGGTCGGGGACTTCGCTGGCAATTCCGCGCGCATCCTGAGCCTGGCGGAGCAGGCCAAACAGCGCGGCGCCGATCTGGCCGTTTTCTCCGAGCTGTGCGTGTGCGGGTATCTCCCCCAGGATCTCCTCGAGCGCCCGGCCTTCATCGAGCGCAACCTGCGCACCCTGGACGCCCTGGCCGCCCAGCTGACCCTCCCGGCAATCGTTGGCTTCGTCGGCCGCGTTGACCAGTCCACGGGAAAAGCCATTGCCAATAAGGCGGCGCTTCTCAGCGGCGGCCACATCGTTTTCGAGCAGAGCAAGATGTTGCTGCCCACCTACGACGTTTTCGACGAGTCGCGCTACTTTCAGCCCGCCGAGCGGCAATCCGTCTTTTCCTTGGGCGGCGCCAATCTCGGCATTACCATCTGCGAGGACGCCTGGAACGACAAGAATTTCTGGGCCAAGCCGCTCTACGCGCGCGACCCCATTGCCGAACTCGTCCGGCAGGGAACCAGCATCATCATCAACATCTCCGCCTCCCCCTACACTATCGACAAACGTGCGCTGCGCCGCGATATGCTCTGCGCGCTGGCCCGGAACCACGGCCGGGCTCTGATTTACGTCAACCAGGTCGGCGGAAACGACACCCTGATCTTCGACGGCGGCAGCATGGCCATTACCTCCGGCGGCAAGATTGCCGCGCAGGCCAGCGCGTTTGAGGAAGACATGGTGCTTTTCGATACCGCCACCGGGCAGGGCGAGATTCACGCGCAGCCCCCGGGCGAGCTCGAATATGCCTATCGCGCCCTGATCACCGGGACCCGCGACTACGTGCGCAAGTGCGGCTTTCGCAAAGTCCTCATCGGCCTCAGCGGGGGTATCGACTCTGCCGTCGTTGCTGCCCTTGCCGTGGAAGCCGTGGGCCGTGAAAACGTTCTCGGCGTCTCCATGCCCAGCCCGTTTTCCTCCGAAGGCAGCCGCACCGACGCCAAAAAGCTCGCCGAAAATCTCGGCATCGAGTTGCTCACCCTGCCCATTACCGAGGTCTTCGAAGCTTACGGCAAGGCCCTGCGCCCGGCCTTCGGCGACCGCCCCATGGATGTCACCGAGGAAAACATCCAGGCGCGCATCCGCGGTAATTTCCTCATGGCCCTCTCCAACAAGTTCGGCTTGCTGGTCCTGAGCACCGGCAACAAGTCCGAACTGGCCGTTGGCTATTGCACGCTGTACGGCGACATGGCCGGCGGCCTCGCCATCATCTCCGACGTGCCGAAGTTGATGGTTTACGAGCTGGCCAATTTCATCAACCGCGAAAGGGAACTGATCCCCCGGACGACCATTGAGAAACCGCCTTCCGCCGAGTTGCGCCCCAATCAGACCGATCTGGACAGCCTCCCGCCCTACGACGTCCTCGACCGCATCCTGAAAGCCTATATAGAGGATGTGCGCGGCCCGGAAGAGATTGCCGCGCACTACGGCTTCGACCTGGCGCTGGTCCGCGACATCGCTCTGCGCGTGGACCGCGCCGAATACAAGCGCAAACAGGCCGCCCCGGGTCTGAAAATCACTTCGCGGGCCTTCGGCTTCGGACGTCCGTTCCCAATTGCCCAGAAATTTATTCCTTAG
- the erpA gene encoding iron-sulfur cluster insertion protein ErpA: protein MINLTTVAAGKVKEIMSMQNPAPTALRVAVVGGGCSGFQYHMAFETQTNETDHVLEFDGLKVLVDQMSSMYLDGVEIDYIETLEGAGFKFNNPNVKSTCGCGSSFSA from the coding sequence ATGATCAACCTGACGACAGTCGCGGCCGGCAAGGTCAAAGAAATCATGAGCATGCAGAACCCAGCGCCGACGGCCCTGCGTGTCGCGGTCGTGGGCGGTGGCTGCTCAGGCTTCCAGTACCACATGGCTTTCGAAACCCAGACTAATGAGACCGACCACGTGCTGGAATTCGACGGGCTCAAGGTCCTCGTTGACCAGATGAGCTCGATGTACCTCGATGGCGTCGAAATCGACTACATCGAAACGCTCGAGGGTGCGGGGTTCAAGTTCAACAACCCCAACGTGAAGAGCACCTGCGGCTGCGGCAGCTCCTTTAGCGCCTGA